Proteins co-encoded in one Theileria equi strain WA chromosome 3, complete sequence genomic window:
- a CDS encoding hypothetical protein (encoded by transcript BEWA_010200A), whose protein sequence is MTSENVPKDHDVAEPSGEVVTNSSSDASYLANIIEHIMYEIGVESFDNRTSHMLVDILQRESLSLLKSSAEQSEKRRSTETEKLLCGAKPTNIQKTNMNVSEEDAQLACQEYMSKHVIQHASLNDIIEMQKYASNTKFGAKNSSSSGSKLSKNVQVSHKSDSNNMGFFPTGSPPYLPESISLNTLLPHWDITLKDK, encoded by the exons ATGACTTCAGAAAACGTTCCAAAGGACCACGACGTGGCAGAGCCATCTGGCGAAGTCGTGACTAAT TCATCAAGTGACGCTTCCTACTTGGCAAATATAATTGAACACATAATGTATGAAATCGGAGTGGAATCATTTGATAACAGAACATCGCATATGCTCgttgatattttacaaa GAGAATCGCTATCATTACTAAAGAGTTCCGCTGAACAGAGCGAGAAAAGGAGGTCCACGGAAACTGAGAAGCTTCTCTGCGGAGCGAAACCAACTAACATTCAAAAAACCAACATGAACGTATCGGAAGAAGATGCGCAGTTGGCGTGTCAGGAATATATGTCAAAACATGTGATCCAACACGCCTCTCTCAAT GATATAATTGAAATGCAAAAGTATGCTAGTAATACGAAGTTTGGTGCAAAAAATTCCAGTTCGTCAGGATCAAAATTGAGCAAAAATGTTCAAGTATCACATAAATCAGA CAGTAATAACATGGGTTTTTTTCCCACCGGTTCTCCGCCATATTTGCCTGAGAGCATCTCTCTGAACACACTG CTTCCTCATTGGGATATAACCTTAAAGGATAAATGA
- a CDS encoding methionine aminopeptidase, putative (encoded by transcript BEWA_010250A): MPKIPRKSFLTPKIIIDKLTQKFDNLCPSKPNRTFKPTLKYGSYGVLSHSQIPDHINKPPYGRLSNTSELYKYYSRETPFAEVKTEQQISLMKKAAKLAAKCLKLCIESTKIGVTGEDIDRIGHDFIVENGAYPAGVNFHGFPKAICISVNEVACHGIPNLRPFSSGDIVSYDCTVYLNGVFGDCAGTTIVGDVSDEIRKLVRVSKECLDIAIENVRPGIEFSRLAKVVTAHAEKHGFSVLREFGGHFIGEMMHMHPMIGFCYPSSTPGCMVPGQTFTIEPILCQGSNSIYTWDDGWTIATVDNGFCSQFEHTVLVTDSGCDIITIP; encoded by the exons ATGCCAAAGATTCCGAGAAAATCATTTTTAACTCCAAAAATCATAATCGACAAATTAACGCAGAAATTTGATAATCTATGCCCTTCAAAACCAAATCGTACCTTTAAACCCACACTCAAAtatg GTTCTTATGGCGTTTTATCACATTCACAAATTCCAGATCATATAAATAAGCCCCCTTATGGAAGACTTTCTAATACTTCCGAATTGTATAAATATTATTCAAGAGAAACTCCCTTTGCTGAAGTTAAGACTGAACAACAAATTAGTTTAATGAAAAAGGCAGCTAAGCTAGCAGCAAAATGTTTAAAGCTTTGCATAGAGTCAACTAAAATAG GTGTAACTGGTGAAGATATAGATAGAATAGGCCATGATTTCATCGTGGAGAATGGCGCGTATCCTGCTGGAGTGAATTTTCACGGGTTTCCAAAAGCTATTTGCATTTCTGTTAATGAGGTTGCTTGTCACGGCATTCCCAACCTGCGACCTTTTTCTAGTGGCGATATTGTCTCTTATGATTGTACGGTTTATCTCAATGGAGTATTTGGAGATTGTGCCGGAACTACTATCGTTGGTGATGTTTCGGATGAGATTAGAAAGTTAGTTAGAGTGTCAAAGGAATGTTTAGATATCGCAATCGAAAATGTTAGACCAGGAATAGAATTTTCTAGATTAGCAAAAGTCGTAACAGCTCATGCTGAAAAGCATGGTTTTTCTGTACTAAGAGAATTTGGAGGTCATTTTATAGGTGAAATGATGCATATGCACCCTATGATTGGATTTTGCTATCCAAGCTCCACACCTGGATGCATGGTACCCGGTCAGACTTTTACGATAGAACCAATATTATGCCAGGGTAGCAATTCAATATATACATGGGATGATGGTTGGACAATTGCTACAGTGGATAACGGTTTCTGTTCTCAATTTGAACATACGGTACTTGTTACAGATAGTGGTTGTGATATTATAACTATACCATAA
- a CDS encoding hypothetical protein (encoded by transcript BEWA_010220A), translated as MARSKAKSHKTEKETSTTLQNKTTKSDIAEKGSRKKDDIANKFEQYESKDADYSIAKDKGDCMNSKLSTTQILPANDTNINKNERHVKERSFSTADDATPNAPDSTLKFFVGGLHPNCDEAELSNYFSKYGQIVTSQVMRDFMTGRHRGFGFVTLKIQSNTMDVFKDSHILTGKRVDVRTMQTDTAAGLRKKIFVGGLSKALNEEMLEEYFSKFGEIEKVTIMRQLDGTSRGFGFILFVAENSAENALKSPSHFVYGNKVDVRAAETRPKLNSMRGQDSAYSLGMMQTPTSDVYPSVYSQMSKDYSNFYKQGAYDPQYAQQQILQQYAQQQLLQQQMVQHQLAMANSYEGYYNSGGQVAPAYTQDSSKYPSMYGAYRGKTDSSYQSGATYTGTSNLKSYRQEPY; from the exons ATGGCACGTTCGAAAGCCAAAAGCCATAAGACTGAAAAAGAGACGTCAACGACTTTGCAGAATAAGACAACAAAATCAGATATAGCTGAGAAAGGGTCGCGAAAAAAAGATGATATCGCGAATAAATTTGAACAATATGAAAGTAAAGATGCAGACTACAGCATTGCTAAAGATAAGGGTGATTGCATGAATTCTAAGCTTTCAACCACGCAAATTCTCCCGGCTAACGACACAAATATCAATAAGAATGAACGCCATGTGAAGGAAAGATCATTTTCTACAGCAG ATGATGCAACGCCAAACGCTCCCGATTCTACGCTGAAATTTTTTGTTGGCGGTTTACATCCAAATTGTGATGAAG CCGAACTGTCTAAttatttttccaaatatgGTCAAATCGTAACATCTCAAGTTATGAGGGACTTTATGACCGGACGCCATAGAGGATTTGGTTTTGTGACCCTAAAAATTCAATCTAATACTATGGATGTTTTTAAGGATTCACACATTCTTACCGGGAAACGG GTTGATGTTAGAACAATGCAAACAGACACAGCAGCAGGGTTAAGgaaaaaaatatttgttgGTGGTCTGTCGAAAGCTCTTAATGAAG AAATGCTTGAAGAATATTTCTCAAAGTTTGGTGAGATTGAGAAGGTCACAATCATGCGTCAAT TGGATGGCACCTCTAGAGGATTTGGTTTTATTCTCTTCGTGGCAGAAAATTCTGCTGAAAATGCATTAAAGAGCCCTAGTCACTTTGTGTATGGGAATAAAGTAGATGTGAGAGCTGCGGAAACCAGACCAAAATTGAATTCAATGCGTGGTCAAGACTCTGCGTATTCATTGGGGATGATGCAGACCCCAACAAGCGATGTTTACCCTTCTGTTTATTCACAGATGTCCAAAGATTACtcaaatttttataaacAAGGGGCATATGATCCCCAATATGCACAGCAACAAATACTACAACAGTACGCTCAACAACAACTGCTACAACAGCAAATGGTCCAGCACCAATTGGCTATGGCAAATTCTTATGAGGGCTATTATAATTCCGGAGGTCAGGTGGCACCTGCTTATACGCAAGATTCGTCTAAATATCCCT CAATGTATGGAGCTTATAGAGGAAAAACTGATTCATCATATCAATCCGGAGCTACATATACTGGTACTTCTAATTTGAAAAGTTATAGGCAGGAACCGTATTAA
- a CDS encoding ubiquitin family protein (encoded by transcript BEWA_010230A): protein MEEEANILSVNVKWMSKQYNDIKLSLDEPLQTFKAQLWSLTGVPPERQKIMHKGIIPDNVALSTLNLKNGSKLMLIGSADAPPECNEQIKFFEDMSSQEKAQLLNENKCARLPSGIVNLGNTCYFNSIIQFLVPVTEFWDGISKSNTQDSRPSNPSLLARSLLDMKNRLPNTLDPFVPLLQIPILRKINPLFSRKDEKTGVYLQQDAEECLNCILSSINKISDENVSDKTFGFSTMVSFEPVQSSVNPEDNNKSDLAPPQSSNLCTFEHNLALTCYMGTQLKPVGAIMEGINLSLNEELLKFSEESGMDILHRKVSRMSTLPKYLIVHIVRFEWKQKSQVSHTDAVKAKICRRVNFERSLDVTNICTEDLQKKLRAANAIALDSDDSGKDQDSAITNFDGYELSSGKYATGRYELISVVTHQGRTTDAGHYICWTKDTREKTPDSNDSPVSSGFKAKKSKKMNDIWLKFDDDKVSEQDWDSFDLCGGRSDFHIAVLLLYKAKTVTVPCNKTI from the exons atggaggaagaggCAAACATTCTCAGCGTAAATGTGAAATGGATGTCTAAACAGTACAATGATATCAAGTTATCTTTGGACGAACCATTGCAAACCTTTAAGGCACAACTATG GTCATTGACCGGAGTTCCTCCTGAACGTCAAAAAATTATGCACAAGGGCATAATTCCAGACAATGTCGCGCTATCCACTCTTaatttaaaaaatggatCCAAGCTTATGCTAATTGGAAGTGCTGATGCTCCTCCGGAGTGTAATGAACAAATCAAATTTTTTGAAGATATGTCATCCCAAGAAAAAGCCCAGCTTCTCAATGAGAATAAGTGTGCACGTCTGCCATCC GGAATCGTAAATCTAGGGAATACTTGTTATTTTAACTCTATAATTCAGTTCCTGGTCCCAGTAACAGAGTTTTGGGATGGAATCTCTAAATCGAATACTCAAGATTCACGTCCATCTAACCCATCTCTTTTGGCTCGATCTCTTTTGGATATGAAAAATCGCTTACCTAACACATTAGATCCGTTCGTACCCCTGCTACAG ATTCCAATTTTGAGGAAAATTaatccattattttcaagAAAGGATGAAAAAACGG GTGTATATTTGCAGCAGGACGCTGAG GAATGTCTGAATTGTATCCTATCCTCTATAAATAAAATATctgatgaaaatgtttctgataaaacttttggatTCTCAACTATGGTTAGTTTTGAGCCAGTTCAATCGAGTGTTAACCCTGAGGATAATAATAAATCTGATTTGGCACCACCTCAATCTAGCAATTTGTGTACTTTTGAACATAATTTAGCGCTAACTTGCTACATGGGAACGCAACTAAAACCAGTTGGGGCCATCATGGAGGGGATAAATCTTTCCCTTAATGAGgaacttttaaaattttctgAAGAAAGTGGAATGGATATTTTACATCGGAAAGTTAGCAGGATGAGCACATtaccaaaatatttgattGTTCATATTGTACGTTTCGAGTGGAAGCAAAAAAGTCAAGTGTCACATACAGATGCTGTTAAGGCGAAAATTTGCCGTAGGGTAAACTTTGAACGTTCATTAGATGTAACCAATATTTGTACTGAG GATTTGCAAAAAAAACTTAGAGCAGCGAATGCGATTGCACTGGATAGTGATGATTCAGGAAAGGATCAAGATAGTGCTATAACAAATTTTGATGGATATGAACTTTCTAGTGGAAAATATGCAACCGGAAGGTATGAGCTTATCTCAGTTGTTACTCACCAGGGAAGAACTACTGATGCAGGGCATTATATTTGCTGGACCAAAGATACAAGAGAAAAAACTCCTGACTCAAATGACTCCCCCGTATCAAGCGGCTTTAAGGCAAAAAAATCAAAGAAAATGAACGACATATGGCTGAAATTTGATGACGATAAGGTTTCCGAGCAGGACTGGGATTCCTTTGATCtctgtggaggaagaagcgATTTTCATATCGCCGTTCTATTACTCTACAAGGCAAAGACTGTAACTGTTCCATgtaataaaactatatAG
- a CDS encoding hypothetical protein (encoded by transcript BEWA_010240A), protein MEDYDKDLNKVLGAQIDPDSQKEEIHDKLAGNDGLDENNSHGNDLYAVEDEHDPWLKSLESNTPVSSKEPYSYSNKPKPAKTAETDVFKAIDDMPTIEIVKLLISKLDEDETPISLLNSRKRKRATKTETDKSGKEAADSIGISDLAHALIMRWENVYYMSREEIVESFIDYRCNIRDKSPFPRSYQFKWVHGDDTIYGPFSQSDILKWILHNYVSDTNPIVIRELDNEDVPLSDEWIDYKDSTLYKDVKSAKSKNKEESDFNTDDDPDDTLFSTHKSKKQRLIISAKDRRTRKHESDSEDEINPYN, encoded by the exons ATGGAAGATTATGATAAG GATCTTAATAAGGTTTTAGGGGCCCAAATTGACCCAGATAGccaaaaagaagaaatacaCGACAAACTTGCGGGAAATGATGGACTAGATGAAAACAATAGCCATGGTAATGATCTGTACGCTGTAGAAGATGAACACGACCCATGGTTGAAGTCATTGGAATCTAATACACCCGTATCTTCAAAG GAACCTTATTCCTATTCAAACAAGCCTAAGCCCGCAAAAACCGCTGAAACAGATGTTTTTAAGGCAATAGATGATATGCCTACCATAGAAATTGTTAAACTATTGATATCCAAGttggatgaggatgaaacCCCAATCTCCCTGTTAAATTCTAGGAAGCGTAAAAGGGCCACTAAAACAGAAACCGACAAAAGTGGAAAGGAAGCTGCAGACAGCATAGGTATATCTGATCTGGCTCATGCCCTTATTATGAGATGGGAAA ATGTCTATTACATGTCTAGAGAAGAAATCGTAGAATCATTCATCGATTACAGATGTAATATTAGAG ACAAATCTCCTTTCCCAAGAAGCTACCAGTTTAAATGGGTTCACGGTGACGATACAATCTATGGCCCATTTTCACAATCAGATATACTAAAATGGATACTCCAC AATTATGTTTCGGATACAAACCCTATAGTTATCCGTGAATTGGACAACGAAGATGTACCTCTTTCAGATGAATGGATTGATTATAAAGATTCTACCCTATATAAAGATGTGAAAAGTGCAAAATCTAAAAATAAGGAAGAATCAGACTTTAACACTGATGACGATCCAGACGATACGTTGTTTTCGACACACAAGTCAAAAAAACAGAGATTGATAATATCCGCAAAAGACAGAAGGACTAGAAAACATGAATCGGATTCTGAAGACGAAATTAATCCATACAACTAA
- a CDS encoding Derl-like family member protein (encoded by transcript BEWA_010210A), with product MNTSRIEKWYLGLPRITRTYITILFIVTLSSVFKILDPSTLLLDWNLITKKYEIWRIVTNCFYIGPFSLGWFFFISAFTKFSTSLETDPSFSRSPGQYLYFIFIQTVFLSTISILFFWPSGLPFLGNSLLFAIIYYWSKKDMWSHVSIYFVTVKGYQLPFAMLFLHIIMGSSIWIDLIGLISSHIYYLIRDVIPHKGFPNILSITPSIFDTCAKKVDLFYKFLIPDNTRSNYTNNYSRATYIGTTSSGFIGRGVRLGDS from the exons ATGAATACGAGTAGAATAGAAAAGTGGTATCTAGGTCTTCCTAGAATTACTAGGACATACATCACAATTCTGTTCATAGTTACGCTCTCTTCagttttcaaaattttggatcCATCGACGCTCTTGTTAGATTGGAATCTAATCACgaaaaaatatgaaatatGGCGTATTGTAACTAATTGTTTTTATATTGGACCTTTCTCATTAGGATGGTTCTTCTTTATTTCAGCTTTTACAAAATTCTCAACGTCGCTTGAAACGGATCCTTCCTTTTCACGTTCACCGGGCCAATATTTGTACTTCATATTTATTCAGACAGTATTTCTTTCTACAATTAGTATACTATTCTTCTGGCCATCAG GTCTTCCATTTTTGGGCAATTCGCTCTTGTTTGCAATCATCTACTATTGGTCCAAAAAGGACATGTGGAGTCATGTatcaatatattttgtgaCTGTTAAGGGTTATCAATTACCATTCGCTATGCTATTTTTACATATAATAATGGGTTCATCTATATGGATCGATTTGATAGGCTTAATATCGTCACATATTTACTATTTAATTAGGGATGTTATTCCTCACAAAG GATTCccaaatattttatcaataACACCCTCGATTTTTGACACTTGCGCTAAGAAGGTGGATCTGTTCTATAAATTTCTTATACCAGATAATACAAGAAGTAACTATACAAACAACTATTCAAGAGCAACCTACATAGGAACTACAAGTAGTGGTTTTATTGGACGTGGTGTACGTTTGGGGGATTCTTGA
- a CDS encoding glycosyltransferase, putative (encoded by transcript BEWA_010170A) — protein sequence MLTTRPRPITVLIATEFFFPDIGGIETHVLKLSQNLIKLGFKVVVLTRGFGDRRGIRYMSNGLKVYHIPSKGFIEPCGLCTFMDLFPIYRNILIREQVDIIHTHQGSSRFKYEIMLWGSLMGYRTVFTDHSLFSFSDLGPAFLNEVLKHFSVFEDHIICVSNRHRENLVLRAEIDPRNVSVIGNALDSKEFKSTIRPSYDKIIIVVISRLTERKGIGLLIKVIPIVCQRHDNVFFIIGGDGPMFPNVKATIDKYYLHDRIKLLGSVPNHKVCKVLEQGHIFLSTSQTESFCIALLEAASCGLISVATRVGGVPEVLPKDMILLSEYDANSIADRIDDAIAILPNTNNKGFHERIKNMYSWEKVSKNVANVYFKILSYPKLSLYERFKRLYHLSNYFGKIVIMMSAIAYIEWASSEWDEIDISPDWANFHL from the exons ATGTTGACCACGAGGCCTAGGCCTATAACGGTTCTAATTGCTACAGAATTCTTCTTTCCTGATATAGGTGGGATTGAAACTCATGTCCTTAAGTTATCGCAAAACTTGATAAAATTAG GATTTAAAGTAGTGGTTCTCACCAGGGGTTTCGGTGATAGAAGGGGAATTAGATATATGTCAAATGGATTAAAGGTTTACCATATACCTAGTAAAGGATTTATAGAACCATGCGGTCTCTGCACATTTATGGATTTGTTTCCAATTTATCGCAACATATTAATTAGGGAACAAGTGGATATAATACACACACATCAGGGTTCTTCTAGGTTCAAATATGAAATTATGCTTTGGGGGAGCTTGATGGGATATAGAACCGTGTTTACAGATCACAGTTTGTTCAGTTTTTCTGATTTAGGTCCAgcatttttaaatgaagttttgaaacatttttCTGTTTTTGAAGATCATATAATTTGCGTTTCAAATAGACACCGAGAAAATTTGGTTTTGAGAGCTGAAATTGATCCTAGAAATGTTTCAGTTATCGGAAATGCACTT GATTCTAAAGAATTTAAATCCACTATCAGACCTTCATATGATAAGATTATTATAGTTGTTATAAGTAGACTTACGGAAAGAAAAGGAATTGGTTTGCTTATTAAAGTGATACCCATAGTTTGTCAGCGCCACGACAATGTTTTTTTTATAATTG GGGGAGATGGCCCAATGTTCCCAAATGTGAAGGCAACAATAGACAAATATTACTTACATGACAGAATCAAGCTTTTAG GTTCTGTTCCAAATCACAAAGTTTGCAAAGTTCTAGAGCAGGGTCATATCTTCTTGAGTACATCTCAGACAGAATCCTTTTGTATAGCTCTCTTGG AGGCTGCATCGTGTGGTTTGATCTCAGTGGCAACCCGTGTTGGTGGTGTTCCAGAGGTTTTACCTAAAGATATGATACTTTTGTCTGAATATGATGCGAACAGCATAGCTGATCGTATAGATGATGCCATAGCTATCCTACCAAATACAAACAATAAAGGTTTCCATGAAAGGATTAAAAATATGTATTCTTGGGAAAAGGTTTCCAAAAACGTGGCTAATGTGTACTTCAAAATATTATCATACCCAAAGTTATCCTTATACGAACGCTTTAAGAGATTATATCATTTAAGCAATTACTTTG GTAAAATTGTTATAATGATGTCTGCAATAGCCTATATTGAGTGGGCTTCTTCTGAGTG GGATGAAATTGACATATCACCGGATTGGGCCAATTTTCACTTATAG
- a CDS encoding proteosome subunit, putative (encoded by transcript BEWA_010190A) encodes MADVDEIVSKFNALSTRKDTIDKSNSAKCFPGAKVGCCTYPDDLIMEYVLLNEDILGTKDTQDASSGNKAGSNHRINVLSDERILYICENVICVICHHLIETGQTNALLGVLVRNEDFFSILPQAKTAKMIRSILERLSQEVKDLNVLYKIFSIYRTWCDSKKRKFLGLRLELKIIIILILMRKFNAASNRLNLLQQEVKAIEDKPLLLDIYLVQAKFHLLLRNFIKMKVAISNAKNIATNINTPVYVTAEIDLLSGILYICEKDYKTAYSYLYESFEAFNMSLCNTYSYLYPDLNKVKQKKLVFDTISTYQPMHDDESEISPLTDKPRYSCHPTTSDISAVFFTFYNLHDYNFGVDTELQQYVDSCGSFYLKHNTISHDMDNIDDESYSLTFESGTNNVDIITLVRADERKLVQSLKYLMLSTVLNDQANEVNTILGAKNKLKYSNHIEIVMIQKISKCYRESSLVDFEGLLVDYKSVILLDPVLQHEIEGLYETLLEKNIIRLLKPYSVVECEFISRKLQLPQDKIEKKLAEMILDNKLKGTIDQGSSTLEVYEDFTIQPIYEDVNKSIGHMTEVIETLYEKAQCAI; translated from the coding sequence ATGGCAGACGTTGATGAGATTGTTTCAAAATTTAACGCCCTGAGTACGCGGAAAGATACAATAGATAAGTCCAACTCTGCAAAATGCTTCCCAGGGGCAAAGGTTGGGTGTTGTACATATCCAGACGATTTAATAATGGAATATGTACTCCTCAATGAAGATATTTTAGGGACTAAAGACACTCAGGATGCTTCGTCTGGTAATAAGGCTGGTTCCAACCATAGGATAAATGTTCTTTCTGATGAAAGgattttgtacatttgtgaGAATGTAATATGCGTTATCTGCCATCACCTGATAGAGACTGGTCAAACAAATGCACTGTTAGGTGTGTTGGTTAGAAACGAAGATTTTTTTTCGATTCTTCCTCAGGCTAAGACGGCCAAGATGATAAGGTCTATATTGGAGCGCCTTTCACAAGAGGTAAAGGATTTAAATGTCTTGTAtaaaatcttttccatatatCGTACTTGGTGTGATTCTAAAAAACGTAAATTCTTGGGACTTCGTTTGGAACTCAAAATAATAATTATTCTCATACTAATGAGGAAGTTCAACGCTGCTTCGAATAGACTCAATTTATTACAACAGGAAGTTAAAGCTATTGAAGACAAACCGTTGCTGCTAGATATTTATTTGGTTCAGGCAAAattccatcttcttctGAGGAATTTCATTAAGATGAAGGTTGCAATTAGTAATGCCAAAAACATAGCAACAAATATTAATACACCAGTTTACGTAACAGCTGAAATAGATCTATTGTCCGGTATACTCTATATTTGCGAGAAGGATTATAAAACTGCGTATTCTTATCTCTATGAAAGTTTTGAAGCGTTCAATATGTCACTATGCAATACGTACAGCTATCTTTACCCAGATTTAAACAAAGTGAAACAAAAAAAGCTAGTATTTGATACAATTAGTACGTATCAACCTATGCATGACGATGAATCGGAAATTTCGCCTCTTACTGATAAACCTAGGTACAGTTGCCATCCCACAACATCGGATATTTCTGCAGTTTTTTTTACGTTTTATAATTTGCATGATTACAATTTTGGGGTGGATACCGAATTACAACAATACGTTGATTCATGCGGGTCTTTCTATCTCAAACATAATACAATCTCTCATGATATGGATAATATTGATGATGAGAGTTATAGCCTAACCTTTGAATCTGGAACTAATAATGTTGATATTATTACACTAGTACGTGCTGACGAACGTAAACTTGTCcaatctttaaaatatttgatgcTCTCTACAGTGTTAAACGATCAGGCGAATGAGGTAAACACAATTTTAGGGgcaaaaaacaaacttaAATATTCCAATCACATTGAAATTGTTATGATACAAAAGATATCAAAGTGTTATAGGGAAAGCTCTTTGGTTGATTTTGAAGGGCTGCTTGTGGATTATAAGAGCGTAATTTTACTTGACCCCGTTCTTCAACATGAAATTGAAGGACTTTACGAGACATTATTGGAAAAGAATATCATTAGGTTGTTAAAACCTTATAGTGTAGTTGAGTGTGAGTTTATTTCAAGGAAGTTGCAACTTCCTCAAGATAAAATCGAGAAAAAGTTGGCAGAAATGATCCTGGATAATAAACTCAAGGGCACTATTGACCAAGGCTCGAGTACTTTGGAAGTATATGAGGACTTCACCATACAGCCAATTTACGAAGATGTAAACAAGTCGATTGGACACATGACTGAAGTCATAGAAACATTGTACGAAAAAGCACAATGTGCTATATAA
- a CDS encoding hypothetical protein (encoded by transcript BEWA_010180A) produces the protein MRTGIANNTCTADTCGDVTVVKFLPQSEHQLIGGYRNSSLLIWDLRRCNKPIYALQRVNKTDNESILLGCTITSGTTNMKNRHLREMYSHDFTTEEDVWSYVKQFNSTNSLETEYPRNKRAIKNDERNINVARRKFDHGARFPFYQKSNTFLSMEKSAPKRQHTNIAQEQKFGFPTAIQTTEDCYNMYISTSRGYIDCYDLKTLRSTKTIDTESLMGSFMTEPSDEKYKHQIRIQLIPGEIYIALNIRDNVGFLNLTANSFHKLVKLGWSEQSNPDIDNQERYFVEDSLSEASSVAVTNRGSGSGEAFVTDMAATPISRHLYAINENGDVFLLHPGIIVN, from the exons ATGCGCACCGGTATTGCAAATAATACATGCACAGCTGATACTTGTG GAGACGTTACAGTTGTAAAATTTCTTCCGCAGAGTGAACATCAGTTAATTGGAGGATATAGAAATTCTTCACTATTGATTTGGGATTTGAGACGTTGCAATAAACCGATATATGCTCTGCAGCGAGTAAACAAAACAGACAATGAATCAATTTTGCTTGGTTGTACCATTACAAGTG GCacaactaacatgaaaAATAGACACCTCAGAGAAATGTATAGTCATGACTTCACAACCGAGGAAGATGTATGGAGCTACGTAAAACAGTTTAATAGTACTAACTCGTTGGAGACGGAATATCCAAGAAATAAAAGGGCCATAAAGAATGATGAAAGGAATATCAATGTTGCTAGAAGGAAGTTTGACCATGGTGCAAGATTCCCTTTTTATCAA AAATCAAATACTTTCCTTTCTATGGAAAAGAGTGCTCCAAAACGTCAGCATACCAATATCGCACAAGAACAGAAATTTGGATTTCCTACGGCTATTCAGACTACAGAGGATTGTTATAATATGTACATATCCACTTCAAGAGGGTATATTGATTGCTATGATTTAAAGACGCTTAGATCTACGAAAACAATTGACACAGAATCTCTAATGGGTTCATTCATGACAGAACCTTCTGATGAAAAGTACAAACATCAGATTAGAATACAATTGATACCTGGAGAGATCTATATCGCACTCAATATTAGGGATAATGTGGGTTTTTTGAATCTCACAGCAAATTCGTTCCATAAATTAGTAAAATTGGGGTGGTCAGAACAAAGTAATCCTGATATTGATAACCAAGAAAGATATTTTGTAGAAGATAGTTTGTCAGAGGCGAGTTCTGTTGCTGTCACTAATCGTGGAAGTGGTTCTGGTGAAGCATTTGTGACAGACATGGCTGCAACACCAATTTCAAGACATTTGTACGCAATAAATGAAAACGGAGACGTTTTCCTCCTACATCCAGGTATTATAGTCAATTGA